The genome window GATTTGTTAAAAGATATCCAGAAGGAAAAAGAATCTGGCATTCTTTTGATTACACATGATTTGGGAGTTGTAGCTGAAACAGCTGATCGAGTTGGAGTAATGTACGCAGGACAAATTGTAGAGACTGGTAGTGTCTATGATATTTTTGAAGACCCAAAACATCCTTATACACGTTCGCTTTTGAATTCAATTCCGCAATCCGATTCTTTAGGTGACCGGTTGCACGTAATTCAAGGAAGCGTTCCGCCATTACCTGAAATGAATGAACACGGCTGTCGTTTTTCGCCGCGGATTCCGTGGATTCCTGAAGATGCTCATGAAGAAAAACCAACCTATCATGAGGTGGGCGAGGGACATCAGGTTTTGTGTACGTGTTACGAAACATTTCATTTTCAAGATGAGAAGTAGGTAGGTACAATGAGTTTAATTCAAATTAAAAATTTAAAAGTTTGGTATCCAATTCGAGGTGGTTTTTTTAACACGATTAAAGGCTACGTCAAAGCCGTCGATGATGTTTCTTTAGAAATTGAAGAAGGTGAGACATATGGCTTAATTGGTGAATCGGGATCGGGAAAAAGTACTATTGGCAAATCGATTGTCGGAATTGAGCGAGTATCTAAAGGTTCAATTATCTACAAAGATGAGGACATTACTAAGGCGTCAAATCGACGAGAGCTTGAGTATAACCGCGATGTTCAGATGATTTTTCAGGATTCACTTTCGAGTTTGAATCCAAGAAAGAGAATCATTGATATTATTGCTGAACCGATCCGCAATTTTGAACATCCTTCCAAAACCGAAGAAAAACAACGGGTAAAAGAATTGTTGGATATTGTTGGGATGCCTTCGGGTTCACTTTATAAATATCCTTTTGAATTTAGTGGTGGTCAGCGTCAGAGAATTGGGATTGCGCGGGCAGTCGCGACGCATCCGAAAGTTATTGTGGCCGATGAACCAGTATCAGCATTGGACCTTTCTGTTCAGGCACAGGTTTTAAATTACATGCAAGATATTCAAAAGGAATTTAATATTTCCTATCTTTTGATTTCGCACGATTTAGGGGTCGTTCGTCATATGTGTAAGAACTTGGCTATTATGACGCGCGGCCGTTTTGTGGAAGTTGGAACCAGGGAAGATATTTACAATAATCCACAGCATATTTACACCAAACGATTGTTAGCCGCGATTCCGGACATTAATCCGAGAAATCGGGAAGCAGATTTAAATGATCGTCTGGCAGTCGAAAAGGAATACGATGAAAATGAGAAATTTTGGTACGATGAAGATCATCGGGTTCTAGATTTAAAACAAATTTCCAAGACCCATTATGCGGCAATTCCAGCTCAAGCTTCTATAGAAGGGGGAGAATAAAAGATGTGGAAAACAATTTTAAGGCGGGTACTCTTAATGATCCCGCAGATCATCATTTTAAGTCTGCTGGTCTTCTTTTTAGCAAAATTGATGCCTGGGGATCCGTTTAGTGGCAAAATTACGCCTCACACTGATCCGCAGACTATTGAAAAATTAAAACAGCAGTTAGGACTTTATGATCCGCCGTTGGTTCAATATGGCCATTGGGTTCAAAATATCTTCAAAGGTGATTTTGGTCAAAGTTATACTTATGATCGGCCAGTGATTGGTTTAATTGGGGAACGAGCTGCCAATACCCTTTGGTTAAGTCTTTTAACGACGATCATGACATATGCAGTTGCAATTCCTTTAGGACTTTTTGCAGGTAAACATGAAGGTAAATGGCAAGATCGCCTTGTTGCTTTCTATAATTTTATTACAAGAGCAGTCCCTCCATTTGCAGTTTACCTAATTTTGTTGATTTTATTTTCATTTATTTTAAAAATTTTTCCATCAACCGGAACTGTGTCTGCGACGGCACATGGTTTTTGGCAAGTATTGTGGTCACGAATATATCACATGTTGTTGCCAGCGATCGCAATGACTCTAACGGGTACGACCGGAATTGTTCAGTATCTTCGCTCGGGAATTATCGATAATACGCAGGAAGATTATGTGCGGACAGCTAGAGCAAAAGGGGTGCCGGAAAAAGTAATTTTCAGAAAACATATTCTGCGTAATTCATTCTTGCCAATTGCCTCTTCAATTGGTCTGACTATTACGGGACTTTTGGGCGGAGCAATTGTTGCTGAAGGAATTTTCTCTTATCCAGGAATGGGACAGTTGTTTTTGCAGTCAGTGACTAGTCGGGATTATTCAGTGATGATTACTTTAACTCTGTTATTTGGAACGCTAACTCTGATTGGGAATCTGTTATCAGATATTATCATGAGTATTGTTGATCCAAGAATTCGGATTCAGTAGGTGAGATGATGGAAGAAATAGATAAGACGACAGAAAATACGTTAAATGAAAATCAAGAAGTAACTCCTTCGACATTAAAGGTCATTTACCATGAGCTAATTCACGATAAATGGGCAATGGTTTCACTTTTTGTGATTTGTTTTATAGTTTTGTTCTCAATTATTGGAAGTTTCTTTATCAATAAAAACAAACTTCTAACAGTTGACATCTTTAATAATTGGTTAAAGCCTGGACAAAACGGGCATCTTTTGGGGACTGATAATTCTGGTTACGACCTCTTTGGTTATTTGATCATGGGTGCTAGAAATTCTATCTTGATGGGGGTTGCTCTGGCAATTATCATCGAATTTTTTGGGATTTTTATTGGGTTAGTTAGTGCATATTTTGGCGGCTGGTTTGATTTAATCATGATGCGGATTGTAGACTTCTTTATGATTTTGCCAGGAACGATCACGGTTATCTCTATAGTTTCAATTTGGAAACACTATACGCCTGTCAACTTAGTTCTGTTGATGGCGGCAATTTCTTGGATGAGTACAGCTCGTTTGATGAGATCTCTTGCTTTATCTCAAAGAGATCGAGATTATGTTATGGCTTCAAAAACTTCGGGGACCGGGAATTTTACTATTATTTTTCGTGAGATTTTACCGAATATTGCAACGTACATTATCACAGATTTTACACTGACAGTTGCGGGGATGATTGGATTTGAAGTTACTTTAAGTTATTTAGGATTTGGGTTGCCAGATAATGTGCCGAGTCTTGGAACGCTGATTGGTTATGCTAGTGACACTAACTTCATGTTGAACTATCCGTGGGGCTGGTTCCCAGCGTTAGTAACTTTAATTATTTTAACCGTTAGTATTAACTTTTTTGGACAGGCTTTAAGAAGAGCTGCTGATGCGAGACAGCGCCGTGGATAAGGAAAAAAGCGTTTGTAATTTGATCTAATAACTGTTATAGTACGGGTATCTTTAAATTTTGTTGGGAGATGAATTGATGAAAAAGTTTAAGAAAATTATGGCGACAGGGGTAACTCTGCTAGCGGCAAGTATGTTAGTTGCTTGTGGATCAAGCAATTCAAGCAGCTCTTCAAGTTCTAGTAGTAAGAGTAGTAGTGGGAGTGCAAAAACTACTAAGGTGGATTTCAAGTCGAAGACTAAAACCGGT of Xylocopilactobacillus apicola contains these proteins:
- a CDS encoding ATP-binding cassette domain-containing protein; this encodes MSLIQIKNLKVWYPIRGGFFNTIKGYVKAVDDVSLEIEEGETYGLIGESGSGKSTIGKSIVGIERVSKGSIIYKDEDITKASNRRELEYNRDVQMIFQDSLSSLNPRKRIIDIIAEPIRNFEHPSKTEEKQRVKELLDIVGMPSGSLYKYPFEFSGGQRQRIGIARAVATHPKVIVADEPVSALDLSVQAQVLNYMQDIQKEFNISYLLISHDLGVVRHMCKNLAIMTRGRFVEVGTREDIYNNPQHIYTKRLLAAIPDINPRNREADLNDRLAVEKEYDENEKFWYDEDHRVLDLKQISKTHYAAIPAQASIEGGE
- a CDS encoding ABC transporter permease, producing MWKTILRRVLLMIPQIIILSLLVFFLAKLMPGDPFSGKITPHTDPQTIEKLKQQLGLYDPPLVQYGHWVQNIFKGDFGQSYTYDRPVIGLIGERAANTLWLSLLTTIMTYAVAIPLGLFAGKHEGKWQDRLVAFYNFITRAVPPFAVYLILLILFSFILKIFPSTGTVSATAHGFWQVLWSRIYHMLLPAIAMTLTGTTGIVQYLRSGIIDNTQEDYVRTARAKGVPEKVIFRKHILRNSFLPIASSIGLTITGLLGGAIVAEGIFSYPGMGQLFLQSVTSRDYSVMITLTLLFGTLTLIGNLLSDIIMSIVDPRIRIQ
- a CDS encoding ABC transporter permease, which produces MMEEIDKTTENTLNENQEVTPSTLKVIYHELIHDKWAMVSLFVICFIVLFSIIGSFFINKNKLLTVDIFNNWLKPGQNGHLLGTDNSGYDLFGYLIMGARNSILMGVALAIIIEFFGIFIGLVSAYFGGWFDLIMMRIVDFFMILPGTITVISIVSIWKHYTPVNLVLLMAAISWMSTARLMRSLALSQRDRDYVMASKTSGTGNFTIIFREILPNIATYIITDFTLTVAGMIGFEVTLSYLGFGLPDNVPSLGTLIGYASDTNFMLNYPWGWFPALVTLIILTVSINFFGQALRRAADARQRRG